One window from the genome of Carnobacteriaceae bacterium zg-84 encodes:
- the mscL gene encoding large conductance mechanosensitive channel protein MscL, with translation MLKDTLKELKSFLLRGNIVDLAVAVIIGGAFGAIVKSLVEDIFTPIIAMIFGQPSFESIMLGTIRVGNFINAVINFVLIGTVLFFTLKAIETASSLRKKAEAEVTEETPAAPTSEELLTEIRDLLKSK, from the coding sequence ATGTTAAAAGATACTTTAAAAGAATTGAAATCATTTTTATTACGTGGTAACATCGTAGACTTAGCTGTTGCTGTGATTATCGGTGGTGCATTTGGAGCAATTGTAAAATCTTTAGTTGAAGATATTTTCACACCAATCATTGCAATGATTTTTGGTCAACCAAGTTTTGAAAGCATTATGTTAGGAACAATCAGAGTAGGTAACTTTATCAACGCTGTTATTAACTTTGTTTTAATCGGTACTGTTTTATTCTTCACTTTAAAAGCAATTGAAACAGCAAGCTCTTTAAGAAAAAAAGCCGAAGCAGAAGTAACAGAAGAAACACCTGCTGCGCCTACATCTGAAGAATTATTAACAGAAATTCGTGATTTATTAAAATCAAAATAA